gaaggaaaaagcacctgctgaaaaatgtcgaaaattcaggttttcgttttttggccgtaactttcgacgcgttgatcgcagcgtattgggactgcgcccaatcgatttctctcgcaaaattacttcggaatagtgcctgaaagaatcgattccagcacttttcaaaatcgcgaaaattttcgccaaaaatacaaaggggttaaccttccttttttttttaccaaaaaattttccgtctcagaattgatttgtttgactcttacccgaccaatcggaccccaaggaactcagaaaacgcagcgaaaagagcgtgggatcaacagaagagaaattatgaaggaaaaagcacctgctgaaaaatgactaaaattcaggttttcgttttttggccgtaactttcgatgcgttgatcgtagcgtattgggactgcacccaatcgatttcactcgcaaaattacgtcggaatagtgcctgaaagaatcgattccagcacttttcaaaatcgcgaaaattttcgccaaaaatacaaaggggttaaccttcctttttttcttaccaaaaaatttttcgtctcagaattgattcgtttgactcttacccgaccaatcggaccccaaggaactcagaaaacgcagcgaaaagagcgtggggtcaacaggagagaaattatgaaggaaaaagcacctgctgaaaaatgtcaaaaattcaggttttcgttttttggccgtaactttcgatgcgttgatcgcagcttattgggactgcgcccaatcgattttttccgcaaaattacgtcggaatagagcctgaaagaatcgattccagcactcttcaaaatcgcgaaaattttcgccaaaaatacaaaggcgtagggtagggtagggtactGATTCTGCTTCTTATCCTACTCCAACTTTTTCTCTTACTTCCACGCCTGATCCTACTTCTACGTGCACTCCTGATTTTACTTCTCATTCTACCACTTCTACACCTGATCCTACGGCCGATTTTACTCCTACtgctactcctgatcctactcctccTACTGATCCTACTTCCACTTCTGGTCCTACTCGAgatcctattcctactcccATTCCTACCTTCACTCCTACTGCTACTCCATTaactattttaaaaattttatactcacAGTGCAGAAGTTCTTGTCCTCCTCGTCGTTCACCTCGATCACCCACAATCACCTTCGACCACCTCCAACTACCACTGCTGACCACCTTGGGtcatacctcgaatactaataaataattcaagtattagaacacatcaaaaatattatgtgaGGAGtaatgtcatttttttattgacagaTTTGACCAAGAAGATTAtccaaaaattgtaaaatattatagCAATAATATTAGCGCATTGATAGCTGCTGAATTTGGGcgtgcgcgaaaaatgaatcgaaataatttattgtaaacatgacaagtttgaaaaatttcagataaaatataattacaatccccattaaatattataaaaatgttatactcaccgAGCACGAATAGTAACATAGCTTTTTGTTATTTGTCCacatgaaaatagttgattaTATATAAAACTGAAagcaatgaataataatatagcTAAATATTCAAGTAACACGGAAAAAACTTCAATAACAAAATCAGATAATGgcgaaaaaatatctttcatgTCGGTTCAAAGTGGAAACCAGGTTCTTTAAATGCTGCAACATGAAAAATCGGGAACAgtacacatatattttttttttttggttgtcggctatatttttcgaatggGAAATAACTAAcgaagtttttgaaattgcgAGTGTATTTCAACTCACATTTGGGCAGTACAAGAAAGGGCGTGGTAGGAGCTGGTAGAAGATGTTAAGGGATGTTTGGAGGTAGTAGGAGGTGGACGGAGATGGTAGGAGGTGTTTGAAGGTGGTAGGAGGTAGGAGCGCTCGTCCCTCAAGAGGCGTTTCTCCAGGTAGCGGAACTGGAGCgtaggaaccacggagcgcttgtcctggaagttaAGTTTCACCACGTAGCGGACCTTGaacgcagaaactacggagcgcttgtcctggatgTCGAGCTTTatcaggtagcggacctggagtgcagaaattacggagcgcttgttccTGAAGTTGAGCTTCACGAGGTAGCGGACCTTGAGCGCataaactacggagcgcttgttcctgaagtcgagtttcaccaggtagcggacctagagcgtagaaactacggaCCTCTTGTtctggaactcgagttgcaccaggaagcggactcggagcgcaggatccatgaagtagagaacccggtactggAAATTTCCGGAGCGCGATtttcatacgtccgctctactgcgcggttgtttccagacttaggaattcggctagctgattttagATTGGTGCCgttaggggaaaaaaaattttgggtgacgtcactttctgaacgtcAGAACAAttgaacatccaaactttggtttcgacctttaatactatgtatgatgtatgatgtatgatgtatgatatgatgtatgatatgatatgatatataattatttcagtttttacatttcagactgaagatatattcgtCGGtcaacgggtcagctaataacgctgccgttctgcgtcAGTTAGATGATTCTATTGTCTGAGATTTCGAGTCTTCTTAATCCGTTTAATTTTCCAACAtagtaaattttcattcattttaatCCTAGCTGTTCATCGAATTTCAATACGAACAGTTTGATGGTATGTTCCGGATAGTTCTTGAGCTCCAACACCGAATTCGTTCCTTTCTCGTACTTGATACTTATAGAattgattttatatttcaaaatgaaGCAGTATAATaggagaaatatattataaaatgcaaatgtcagatattttattacatggGCTATTTACAGATGCTATAATGAGATGTATAGATGTAGTAATATATAcagttatatatttattcacattttttaacTCTGAGATGCAGTTATAAGCAATCACGCaatgttttcaaaatcttttattatGAATCCTTACTAATTTAactaattagaaaaaaatacctATTTACAAATCTCAATACATACACCGCACatcacatacatatattgaagaaaaatgtcttctttacaaaaaagaaaaggaaaaacattGCCTAATAGTGGCACGATAAGAAAATATGTTTCATtacatacaatacaatacGTAGTAATAATCATCATTCATCTCAGTCGCTTCAGTttagatatgaaaaaaaaaagagatcaTTGCATGCTCTAGCAGGCAACAATGCAACGTATGTATAGtaacaaacaaacaacaatATACGAGTAACATCACGCTTCGTtagatttttcattacttgatattcaactttcaattttcaattttcaaacgactCTTCGTAAGTCctagttttttttaatattgtttttgttatCATGAGCTGCTTAGTTATAGccttttcaacattttttttatttttattcgatgcCGAAAGATGCTGAAATGTATCTTCCAAAGCTCTTCTAGTTTTCATCAGTCGTCGCTTCAGTGCCTCGTTTTCCTGCTTCAACACTTCCATTTCGTTCAGACCTGCGCATTAATACAATGTTCattcattttgtttcattctcaATTCTATCcgtatattttcaacattaatgGGTTACTTCATATTTGGCTGGCTAAGCTATAGAGAGTATCACTGTggaatgttttcttttttcatttttgtaaatacaaGTATCACCAGGCTACTTCAATTTCAGATGAATAAGTATTAACTTAAAGTGTTAGTACCGATTTAAACAGGCATTTCCGTATTCATTCAAATTCTCAGTActtttatcaataaataaagcTTTGTAAGTCAACCCGGCTACTTTCTTGCCTGGTCATCGAAAAATGTAAGTGCCTTGTAAAGCTCGACGACTATTGTTGAATTCACTGAACTGTATGAGATATACAAAGCAGTTTTACATTGTACGTTTCATGAAATTGCTTTAAAACTCCTCTCTGAgagtaaaaattgttgatttgAGAATCGTAGAAAACCACCACAGTACCATTGATATGCATATTTGTTGTCAGATGAACCATTCTCGAGATAAGTTTGCTTGGATCAAAACTGATGCATTGGTTCCCCAATCACGTagattgacaaaaaaatctcTGTAACATACTTGAGTTTCAGGAAAATCATAACCGTGTGGTaaagaagtaaaagaaaaagagaaaagaagaaagcaGCCtagttgacataaaagcaaaaaataatgCTCTCTGACCTAGCCACATACAGAGAACTAGTTCTTATTACAAAGAGATTTTCCtaaatttaacaaattttttgtgaTCTTTAATTAGTTATcatgcatattatatacatataaagcAATTTTATATGCACAACTGCAAGTGAGATTTCAGAATGCTTagtaatggaaaaatatatatgattGATGCAAGCTTTATAATATTAGGTATGTAATGGTTGACCAGTGGcgataataaatacataaataataaaaattacgtGTGGGTATACTTGAAAGGAGGGTATAAGACCTCCGGAACATGGATTTCGCTGGAACTTCCAGAGGTATTTCTTTGTTCCAAAATATAGCGCTTCTTATGTGTAGCTTAATCCATTTGGTCGTTCTTCGCTCcaattcaaattcattatAGTAGCCGTTTAATGAGTGGAATGCCCTTACAAAGAAATCCTGTTGTGTATTTTTGCCCAATATATTAATTTCCATTGTCCTTGCTTGAAGTTTCGTCAACAGGTTCTCATAGATTTACAAGTGTAAATGTATATACTATGAATTCAGAGCCGTAGCAAAGTATGAACTGCCGATTTTCGTACAATCTGATTCAAACCAAACGAAGGAAGACCCAATGGATACAACTACACATTAAAAGCTCTATATTTTACGACATCCATAAAAGTTTCAGCAGAATCGGTGGTCCACCGGTCTATTACTCTCCTCTTCACTGATGATCAATcaacaaagaaatattttgtgTAAAATGATACCTATGAACGTTAACGTTTCTGATTGCACGTTTCACGTTAAAAGAATTGTGTACGTAATTCACAATTAATTGGGAGGGATAAAATATGTTATAATCAGTGCCAAAAGCATAACGTTGAACTTAACTGTTCAGAATACATACTACTATATGTATGCCCAcctataaaattaaaattaaaataattaaacaatgcaataaaaaatgtaaatctATTAACCTGTCTAACACATGAATCCGCGGCATACTtcagtaataaaatattatatccaCACATGTAGTCAAAGAGttaaattacatatttatatgaagaattgtaataattatgtaagcgagataaaaattgaatcaactCATATGTATCTGTGAactttaataaataatacaattagACTACCTTCTGTAGGCAGCGGGCTTTCACTGTCTAAATCTCTGAGTTCTCGGCTTGTATTACAATTCTCATCCTCGCTGAGAAGATTTGTCATAGATTCGGTTATTTTCAAAGTATCTTTCAAAGGTCGTGTTGTAGTCGTTAGTGCCGCATCGCTCTCGATTCCTAAGTCAGGCGAACAGCTAGACTTACTACGACCCGTAAGATTCGGATAATTTATTGGCAACCAATACTGAGAGCCctgatacaaaaaaaagaggaattaattttacaaacgTGGAATATGACTGAATAAACGAGAGGTTAATCTAATTAATACATGTAAACTTACGTTGTAGGAATGATATTCTTGGATTATATCGTCACAACTTTGTTTAATCGTTGTGTCAGTTGGAATGGATGAAATACCACTCGAACTTGGCGCGGAATCACTGGCCTCGCAAGTTACGACATGTCTTCGTAACTCTTTGTTTACCATTTCCAATTCCTGCATACGTGATCGCTGCGAATCGTTGACTTGATTCAGGTCTGctatctaaaatttttggaaacaaTAACGCTTGTCAtactaaaatatttaaaaaccgtaaagtaaattttttgtgtACATACCTCTTTGGTATATTTCTCGTGCAGAGACCGTAGTGCAATATCATATCGACTGTCGTTTTTTCGCGCATCTTGTTCCAGCCTCAGCTTTTCATTGATcagttttgtattttcaacaAGAACTTGGGAGTGAGAAAGTGTCAAttgatcgatttctttcgTTATTGTTGCCAAATTCGTTTTAGTTACCTCCATTTcatcttccatttttttaatctttgttCGCAGCtgttcaattaaaaatattcaggataaAATAAACCTTATATTAATGAACTGTCTCAACTAAGTGGTAATAgtcattatttataatatttaattattaccgTGTCATTTTCTCTATTGAGCGCTGTTAGCATTTCACAGGTTTGTCTCTCAGCGCTTTCTTTAGAATGTAAAAGATCCGCCTTTTGTTTAGTTAATTCAATAGCCATATCTTCAACCTCCGATATCTTTTTCTCCAACTGTGCTTTTCGTATGCTGTTTTgtttgctttcttttttcagtGTGTAGCAttcattcattcttttttctaGCGACGCCtgcaatttttcacaaaatctcTGTGAATGTTCCAGCTTTGCGATTAAAGGTGCCAATTTTTCGTCGAATCTCTGTTGAAAAACAaggaatatattattttattggtTAGGAAAATTATGTCGAAAATCAAGGGATGGCCAAATTCTATAAGTAAATTATCAAAAACGCCTAATATTCCCTCAAATATATTGGGAAAAACATCCCTGTGCTTAATCTACAGGAAGTAGAGATAAATATAGATGAATTTATTGAgcaatcaaattgaaaatagagAAGTTGAAAAGGCCTGAAAAAAAACTGGGTCAAAATGGGAATCAGAGTCAGAGTTACGAAACTTGCAATAGTCTGAAAGTCTTAATTTTGTTTACACTTCAACAGAACTCACATCATCGAATAAAGTTTTCCTTGCAAGCTCATTCCTGAGAGCATTCAGTTCCGAGTATAGCTGATTGTTGGTTTCTTTTAGCTCCTGTATATTACTTGTCTCATCTGTGTCATTCAAGTCGCTCTGGTAAGTCTTATGGTAAGGAACATAATCCATAGAATCCTCAGAGTCACTAAACGTCTTTGTATACTTAGAGAATCTATGTTTGTTGCTAGTTTTATGATTCAGCTCTTGTAGTCCGATTCTAGCGAGCGAAACTGTTCTGTCTGGCTCTGAAAATGCCTCTGAATCTGAGTGAATCGAATTTTGATTCTTTCGCACTCCCAGTAAATTTTCGGTGTTACTCTTCTTCCCAACACTATCAACTAAATGTTCTTCGGCGAAATGACGTCGAGAAGAGTGATCTCCAACTGCATCACCACCGGGTATTTCTTCAAAAGAGTGTATAAAATCATCGGGTAAAATTTTAGAATCCAAAAATACGTCCAGCactatttttttatgttcCATACTAATTATTTCCGAATGATTAGCTTTTCTCAACATTTCTTTCATAAATCTGACCAACTCTTTAAGATGCGTTCGCAATAATTCACAATACTTTCGAGCTCTCTCGGTTTCTGACCCAGAGCTTTCAATTTCATTAGTTATATCAGGTTTAGTAATAAGCTTCAACCATTTGAGGTAATCTATTTCCTTTTCCAACTCGTTTCGTTGTTCTAAAAGGGTTTCTAAgtaattttttgtcacttttaaGTCTATTGACTCATTTCCATTGACGTAATTCAATTGTACAGCgtcatttacaattttgacTTGTATACCAAGGTCTGACAGTTCTTTGATCAAAGTTGTTACTTGCAATCCAGAATTATCCAAGGCTGATTCAGACCTGTTTCTGCTCCTTTCATGACTATGGGTTGCAGTCATGTGATTATGTAATTTGGCAATCTCTTTATTCTTGCTCCATAATTCTGTGTTGACAAGTTTTTGTAGATTCTGCGTTCGAATTTGTAACTCTTTGctcaattgttcaatttttttatccttctcCTCAATCAATGCATTTTTCAACAGCAGCTCTTCTCGCAGACTATACTCGTCGCCTAACTCGTTTGTTCGGCAGCTTTCTTCGATTTTAAGACTTGCCTGATTATAGGCTTCCTTTAATTTATCCAGTTCGACAACTTTCTCTGTTAACTCAACGCGTATTGTGTTTTTCTCAGATTCTAAAGACACTATTTTCTGTTCTCGATCTTTCAGTTGTTCTTGTACTTCctataaagtgaaaaaacttcTATTTCAAACATTACTTACACAATTTCAAACTTAAAATTATCCTATCttaacgtggaaaaaaaacgacCATAAATCTGCTTTACTCTATGATAAATTCTGTATTTGTTGGTATTGCTATTTACCTGGGATTCAGCTTGAATTTGCATTTCCAGTTTACTCTTCTCAGCCTTAATAGTATCGATTTGTACTCTCAGGTCGTTAATCTTGCTCTCCATTTCCTCAAAGCGTTGCTGTaatacagaaaaaagaaaaaacgtattttcCCTGATCAAATGAAACTCGGAAGTAATTTCtcataaaatgtaaataattcgaactttattcagaaaattcaatttacaataCTAGAAATGTATTACAATAGAACATGCACGATTTGAATACTGCGCAATGGTCTAAGGCTaattaaagaatttattcgtgTGTCAACAAGTCtagtttttagttttctttgGCCAACGTCTCGGTGGTACAAGCGTGACAATAACTGGTTCCTGaaagatttttgtatttcaaaatCAGATTTGACTTAATAAGATTTGCTACCCTCCTTTGTGTGAGTTTTCATTCTCTCGAGTTATGCTGTGTTGTGATAGTCCTATTTCCATGTTAGCATGcgagaataaataaactttgatGTAAGTCTGCTTTAGtaatttggaataaaaattcaattttgaacaCAAATAGACTGGACGTTGGATATAGTGAATAAGAGTATTTTAGATGTCCACCAATCAAGATCAGGGTTAGAGGCTGTTGCAGGTGACAAAAAAGcaagaacaaaattttcgtaaaaccTAATAGACAGAAACTTGGCAGAAAGTAAATATCATCGCATCGTTTTATACATGCTGCAATTTTTGGTGCTGATTACCTACCTCCATTCTGACCGAGGCACACAAACAGGAAAACATTATTGCTTATTGGGTCGAATCAAAAGATTAAATACAAATACAACTTTGTATATATTAGTATATCGAGGAATACATACGAAGTTTAAAATATGGAATCGAAAAAGTAATGAATTGTAGCACTTGTGAAGAAATCAccataattataaatattggtAATTGATATAGAAGTTATACATTATTACaagttgttttttctctcatttacTTCGGTACGCATTTTCTCGTAGAAAATACGTAGAAATAACTTGTCAAgatttgtacaattttgtaaCAGTGATTATTTGAAACTTGTACATTCTAGTTGAGAAACTGCCACTGAGATTTTCTTATAGGACGAGTATAAACCTAGGAGTAGCCTGCTGCTGGCTGACTAGAGTGATCTTTAAAAGCCAGCGGCATGGACTGCAGGGAATGAGCAGTTGGATTCTATAATTAGACAAAAGGCGTCTCTTCTTTAAGCTTTGCTGTAACTATCTCCGGATTCCAAGAGTCGAACTTCTGTTAAGTTAACGTAATATCAGCTAAGTTTGCATATTTCTCAGATGCAAACAAAGAATAATTGCAATTTAGATATAATTCAGTTGAAGATTATCCTGGAATTTATCTCGCAAgctataataaaatatctaaaaataGTATTTAGCGACTTCATCAAAATGTGTCACTATCTGATCcgaataaagtaaaatatataagGTGATATTTGATAGCTTTGCGCCAAACTTATTATTTTTGAGTAAACATCATTAGAGGAAAAGAAAGACACACACTTAAACACCATAGATGCAGACTCGAAATcaatagaaataaattaacgcgacaagagagaaaaaaaacacattctgCTTACGATTCATAAACGATGTTGTAATATttggtaaaacaaaaaaaaaaaattcaacacacatgtaatttatttaaattgactttaattgaaataaattacctatatacacaataaaatttattccaagcatgagtcaatttttatcaatttatatcaacacgttaataaaatttgtatcaCAACTAAATGATTTAGATCATCACGGGGTTTTTATTGTACTCATACCGTAGACAAAACTGCGCAGCAACGAGGCAGAGTGCACTTTACCCTATGGAGGAAAGTCTAACGTTAATTCTTCATACAATTCAACTATCAATTACACAGCTCCCCTTAAAGAAAGTGTACATCAACAGATTCTACTGTAcagttgataaaatatttattgattttttacccATTTTGATTTagtattcatttttatgatcgataaattttatttagaaagtataatttgttttcaaagaTTAATTACTCCTCATTAGAGTTTTCAGTAACAATTTGCATGTAGCCTGCTAAAAGATAAATATTGAGCCACGTTCCTGCAATAGGACATGTAGTGCTGACAATATTTCTCAAGTGGGCAAATATTTTCGCAAggcatatttttaatttaacacTAATCTgtctcaagcaaattttttcacaagagAGATCGAGCGGAACCTCATTACCAAACTTGTCTAATCCTTGAAAAGATTATAAGCTCAAGATCTTTGAAATGTTACTTCTCATACGCAAATCAGGTCAGAGTAAAATTATGATATTTGAATGAGGAATATGAGTGCAAATTGTTGCTGTAATAGCAGTAGTATTATTTCGATCT
The sequence above is drawn from the Neodiprion pinetum isolate iyNeoPine1 chromosome 2, iyNeoPine1.2, whole genome shotgun sequence genome and encodes:
- the cnn gene encoding centrosomin isoform X7; the encoded protein is MHSTHGRSPGKAATTGPGLGAIRGVPGTVQGTGGRTMKEYEDQLGMLKKENFNLKLRIYFLEERMGITSADEDAIKKNIELKVEVESLRKELIEKQDLLSQAAKAFELIEKQKETSSRNQTQYQRSLDLERERIAELEKELEEYKEKLADTSAYYKEEYGITPEESIENKEKLHQMEELVVALEVEVKQITSSLEEERNWGLELESERDQLKERLEAEVQLREGSIEQRNQEIDQLRERVKQLEEQIFKWESLSQQQKSELLEKDRIIKEKSLQLEERLRSCDELTNDCEKRKKQVDSLRASVKTRDDALIELTNKHKSLLSQFECNSTKLKTCSPPRSPTTPNSVDDFHLQTTMGQRLSCVRSLDKKNTSVDWEPNKEKSSRHSSQDLEERDSEMKRHQEANKQLTLKLCNTQKTVEAADQKYKKLTMDHEKALKTIQGFFERQQQLEDKLVKKDRKLMELEVELSRLRSQDCTKSNRRVPSARRDLTSEMSDDPERDPCNQQRFEEMESKINDLRVQIDTIKAEKSKLEMQIQAESQEVQEQLKDREQKIVSLESEKNTIRVELTEKVVELDKLKEAYNQASLKIEESCRTNELGDEYSLREELLLKNALIEEKDKKIEQLSKELQIRTQNLQKLVNTELWSKNKEIAKLHNHMTATHSHERSRNRSESALDNSGLQVTTLIKELSDLGIQVKIVNDAVQLNYVNGNESIDLKVTKNYLETLLEQRNELEKEIDYLKWLKLITKPDITNEIESSGSETERARKYCELLRTHLKELVRFMKEMLRKANHSEIISMEHKKIVLDVFLDSKILPDDFIHSFEEIPGGDAVGDHSSRRHFAEEHLVDSVGKKSNTENLLGVRKNQNSIHSDSEAFSEPDRTVSLARIGLQELNHKTSNKHRFSKYTKTFSDSEDSMDYVPYHKTYQSDLNDTDETSNIQELKETNNQLYSELNALRNELARKTLFDDRFDEKLAPLIAKLEHSQRFCEKLQASLEKRMNECYTLKKESKQNSIRKAQLEKKISEVEDMAIELTKQKADLLHSKESAERQTCEMLTALNRENDTLRTKIKKMEDEMEVTKTNLATITKEIDQLTLSHSQVLVENTKLINEKLRLEQDARKNDSRYDIALRSLHEKYTKEIADLNQVNDSQRSRMQELEMVNKELRRHVVTCEASDSAPSSSGISSIPTDTTIKQSCDDIIQEYHSYNGSQYWLPINYPNLTGRSKSSCSPDLGIESDAALTTTTRPLKDTLKITESMTNLLSEDENCNTSRELRDLDSESPLPTEGGHTYSSLNEMEVLKQENEALKRRLMKTRRALEDTFQHLSASNKNKKNVEKAITKQLMITKTILKKTRTYEESFEN
- the cnn gene encoding CDK5 regulatory subunit-associated protein 2 isoform X6, which gives rise to MSFLNGYSTYNSQSQSATSPPRTSIWGSSHSPFRSTNLTLQDITIDHTLPCINGTHGRSPGKAATTGPGLGAIRGVPGTVQGTGGRTMKEYEDQLGMLKKENFNLKLRIYFLEERMGITSADEDAIKKNIELKVEVESLRKELIEKQDLLSQAAKAFELIEKQKETSSRNQTQYQRSLDLERERIAELEKELEEYKEKLADTSAYYKEEYGITPEESIENKEKLHQMEELVVALEVEVKQITSSLEEERNWGLELESERDQLKERLEAEVQLREGSIEQRNQEIDQLRERVKQLEEQIFKWESLSQQQKSELLEKDRIIKEKSLQLEERLRSCDELTNDCEKRKKQVDSLRASVKTRDDALIELTNKHKSLLSQFECNSTKLKTCSPPRSPTTPNSVDDFHLQTTMGQRLSCVRSLDKKNTSVDWEPNKEKSSRHSSQDLEERDSEMKRHQEANKQLTLKLCNTQKTVEAADQKYKKLTMDHEKALKTIQGFFERQQQLEDKLVKKDRKLMELEVELSRLRSQDCTKSNRRVPSARRDLTSEMSDDPERDPCNQQRFEEMESKINDLRVQIDTIKAEKSKLEMQIQAESQEVQEQLKDREQKIVSLESEKNTIRVELTEKVVELDKLKEAYNQASLKIEESCRTNELGDEYSLREELLLKNALIEEKDKKIEQLSKELQIRTQNLQKLVNTELWSKNKEIAKLHNHMTATHSHERSRNRSESALDNSGLQVTTLIKELSDLGIQVKIVNDAVQLNYVNGNESIDLKVTKNYLETLLEQRNELEKEIDYLKWLKLITKPDITNEIESSGSETERARKYCELLRTHLKELVRFMKEMLRKANHSEIISMEHKKIVLDVFLDSKILPDDFIHSFEEIPGGDAVGDHSSRRHFAEEHLVDSVGKKSNTENLLGVRKNQNSIHSDSEAFSEPDRTVSLARIGLQELNHKTSNKHRFSKYTKTFSDSEDSMDYVPYHKTYQSDLNDTDETSNIQELKETNNQLYSELNALRNELARKTLFDDRFDEKLAPLIAKLEHSQRFCEKLQASLEKRMNECYTLKKESKQNSIRKAQLEKKISEVEDMAIELTKQKADLLHSKESAERQTCEMLTALNRENDTLRTKIKKMEDEMEVTKTNLATITKEIDQLTLSHSQVLVENTKLINEKLRLEQDARKNDSRYDIALRSLHEKYTKEIADLNQVNDSQRSRMQELEMVNKELRRHVVTCEASDSAPSSSGISSIPTDTTIKQSCDDIIQEYHSYNGSQYWLPINYPNLTGRSKSSCSPDLGIESDAALTTTTRPLKDTLKITESMTNLLSEDENCNTSRELRDLDSESPLPTEGGHTYSSMYSEQSERNGSVEAGKRGTEATTDEN